The sequence TTAGCGGCGTACCCTTATGGACGCAAGCCAGTGTTGTCATGACAGGAACACGTATCATTTATCCTGAAGGCACACGGGAGAAAGTGCTTCAACTCAGTAATAAAGATGACCATCCTAATTTGGTTCAATTATGGATGGATGACGGAAATAATCAGTCTTCTCCATCAAAAAATGATGTCCCATTCGCATTGACACCACAAATATTCCGCATGGAAGCCCAAAGCGGACAAGTGGTTCGTTTGTCGTATATTGAACATAATTTACCCAAAGATCGTGAGTCAGTTTTCTATCTGAACTTCCTACAAATCCCCGCGTTAAAAAAAGTAGACTCGGAACCGGAAAACAAACTGGTTTTGATTGTTAATAACCGGCTGAAAGTCTTTTATCGCCCTGCAGCATTGAAAGAAAACGTTGATACCTTGGGTGAGAAAATCCGCGTCACTCTGGCTAGCACTAGTGGCGACAAAATCAAGATACATAACCCTACGGCTTATTACATAAGCTTGCGTGATGCCAAACTGGTAAGTGATGGGAAAACCATTTCATTTGCAACTAGCGAGATGTTTGCGCCCAACTCAACCACTGATCTGGCTTTGCCGGCAGGTGTTAAAGCTAAAAAGGGTGAGTTGCTGACGCTAAACGTGGTTAATGATTATGGCACCAACATTCCCTGCGATTATCATTTGTAATGCGGCCGCGATGATAATCCACAATGTGCCAGGCTACAGGGATAGCCAGTGAGGTTTGCTCCTTGGCTATCCTACCTGCTGGCACAGGGTCTGTTGGTCAGCCATTTCGTGTCAGCGGCGGATGAGAATAAACAAGACGAATATGTGTTTGAGGATGCGTTATTACGCGGCTCATCACTCGGCTTGGGCTCCATCTCCCGCTTTAATAAAAAAGACAGTTATGAAGCAGGCAAATACCAAGTTGATCTCTATATGAACAACAAGTTTGTCGATCGTATCGAACTGATGTTTATTACGAAAGATGACGAAGTTGTTCCGTGCTTGTCAGCATCACAACTGCTGCAAGCCGGCGTTAATGACAATGTCCTGAAAAACGTCGATCAGGAAGATAACTGTCTGGATTTCAAAACCCTACTACCTGCCAGTGATTATCGCTTCGATTATGCCAAGTTGCGTTTTGACTTATCTGTCCCACAACTATTTGTTAAGAACGTCCCGCGTGGTTACGTTGACCCACGCAATCTCACGGCAGGAGAGGCCATTGGTTTCAGTAATTATAATTTAAACCAATATCATGTGGGCTATAACAAAGATGGGATTAGACGTAATACTGACTCAAGCTATTTAAGCCTGAACAATGGTATCAACACCGGGATGTGGCGTTTTCGTCAACAAGGCTCATTGCGCTATGACTCAACACGTGGCGCAAACTGGACATCTAATCGGTTATATAGCCAACGAGCCCTGCCCGCGATTGGCAGTGAAGTTACAGTGGGTGAGACATTCAGTTCTGGCCAATTTTTCTCCAGCCTCGGGTTTAGCGGTGTGGCACTGAGTACGGATGATCGCATGCTGCCGGAGTCGCAACGGGGTTATGCACCCGTTGTCCGGGGGATTGCCAGAACCAATGCGAAAGTCACGGTATATCAAAATAATCGGCCAATTTATCAGAGTACCGTTTCGCCGGGAGCATTTGAATTCAATGACTTATCTGCCACCAACTTTGGCGGCGACCTGACTGTTGAAATTCAGGAAGCCGATGGCAGTCTAAGCACCTTTCAGGTGCCATTCTCCTCTGTGCCGGAATCATTACGCCCGGGGTATTCCCGCTATAGTTTCGCCGCAGGTCAGGTTCGTGATCTGAGCAGCCACGAAGTATTTAGTGAACTGACTTACCAGCGCGGGATAAGTAATGCTATTACCGCCAATACCGGGATGCGTGTGGCGTCAGGATATCAGGCCGTTATGCTGGGTGGCGTTTTCACTCATTATATTGGGGCGCTGGGGCTGGATGCGACCTATTCACATGCCAGCCTTCCCGGCGATGCCGACTCACCTGACAATAAACAGCAGAATGGCTGGATGGCGCGGGCCTCTTTTAGCCGAACGTTTGAAGCCACTAACACGACATTATCTGTCGCGGGTTACCGCTATTCCACAGAAGGTTACCGTGATTTAAGTGATGTGTTGGGCATTCGGGCGGCCAGTAGTGGCAAAGTGTGGAGTTCGGGCACTTATCAACAGCTCAGCCGAGCTGAGATATCCCTCAACCAGAACCTCAACAATTATGGTTCGCTGTATTTAACTGCCTCCTCACAGAATTACCGCAATTCGCGTAAGCGAGATACTCAGTTGCAATTGGGCTATGCCAATACCCTGTGGCGCAATACCAGTTTTAACCTTGCGGTTTCACAACAAAAAACTGGCGGGGGTAACAATGAAACTTACTTTGTCGACCCCGGCAGTGGTATGCCTGCGGCGAACGGGGCCAATCTTTTCGCGACCAATGAGACAGTGGTACAAATGTCCCTCTCATTCCCATTAGGGGGCAGCCCGCAAGCACCTTATATCTCCGCGGGTGCGGTCAATAGCCGGGTCAGCGGTGCCAGCTATCAGACATCACTCGCCGGTGTGATGGGCGATGATCAGTCTGCCAGTTACAGCATGGACTTCGCCCGCAATGAACAAAACAAGGAAAACACCTTTAGCGGTAGTTTACAAAAACGTTTACCGACCACCAGCCTGAGTGGCAGCGCATCGCGCAGCCCTGGTTATTGGCAAGGTTCTGCCAGCGCGCGTGGTGCTGTGGCGTTCCACAGCGGCGGTGTCACGTTGGGGCCGTATCTCAGTGATACCTTTGCGCTGATAGAAGCAAAAGGTGCCAGTGGGGCCAAAGTGATGTATGGCCAAGGAGCAAGAATTGACCGCTTCGGTTATGCCTTAGTTCCAACCTTGACGCCCTATCGCTACAACACCATCACCCTCGATCCCGATGGCATGGATTTCAATACTGAACTCCAGGACGGCGAGCGGCAAATTGCGCCTTATGCCGGTTCCGCAGTGAAGGTCAAATTCCGTACCCTCAGCGGATATCCACTTTTAATCACGGTTAGACTGGCCGATGGTAGCCAAATACCTATGGGCGCGGTGGTGTATATCCCTGCGGGCACAACCGGTGACAAGAGTGACGATGCCCCACAAAATTTGGAAGTCGGAATGGTCGGCCAAGCCAGTCAGGCGTATTTACGGGCTGAAAATCCCCGCGGGACGCTCATGCTGGTCTGGGGGGATGCCGCCAATGAACGCTGCCAGTTAGATTACGATTTAGGCACGCCTAAAAATGATAAACAGCTGTATAAACTCGATGCCTTGTGTGTCGTTACCCAACATTGAATCAGAGAAACAGTATGAATCCCATGACACTTCGCGGTGCCAATCTCCACCAATACAAGTCCCATCTCTCCCGTGGTTTGCGATTATTTTTTGCACTCGCGTTACTGATCTTTATGCTACCTGGCTATGCCCAATGTGTCTGGAAAGGGGCAAATATTGGAGGCGATAATTACGGAGCCTCATTGCAACTAGGCAGCATCAATATCACCAGCAATTACATTCAGCCCGTCGATTCAATTCTGGCGTCCAGTATTATTAGTCTGGTCCCGGCTCGTTTCTGGTCCGATCCCGAGGCTGTTATCTATGAATGTGATATCGCCGATAAAGACAGTTTATTCGAAGTCTTTGCCACCAATGGCGACAGCAATGTCGGTGGCTATACCAATATGGGCGACAACTATTTTCAAACCTTTTTCCCTTATACCGCGTTAAAACTGATTCATGTGGATAGTGGCATTGAGTTCACCCGAATCTGGCAGCAAGTTCCGCTGAAAAAATATGATGTGGTCGGTAATAAAATTCAGATTAAAGGCAAACATTTCACCCAAATCCGCGCGGAATTGAAAAAGGTCGGCGCGGTAGATCGCACGCCAGGCCCGTCCAGCTGGGGATGTTCAGGACCAGCGGCAGATAACTATTCCGGTAGCTATACCTGCAATCAACCCAATGGTTATGTGGTGTTCAAAGGGCCCGGCATGCCCGTGCCAGAAACAGGTTATGATTCAGCGACAAATTATCAGACTTGGGGAACAGGCCGCTATATGGCGTTTGGGATGAATACCTCGCCGGTTTCCATCCTGACGCGTAAAAATACCTGCGTCGTTCGCAATGTAACGCCTTATGTGATTTTCCCCATCATCACCGTAAGTGAACTCAATGATAATCAAACACGTAGTGCGGATATCACCGTCGATATTGAATGTCAGGCTGGCACCGAATCGGGCATTAATAGCGGACAAACCGCGCTCGGCATCCAGACTTCATTGCCGGGGTATCTGATAGCGCAAGGGCTAGGATTGGTCAATTCTGCAGGTGGCGTCAGTTACTTGCTTTCAGACCATTATGGTACTGACAGCCGTATTGCTACCGGCGTGGGAATAAGCCTCAGTGATAGTAGTGGAAGACCCATGAATTTTGTTGGCTGGGGTGGGTGCGTCAATAATTGTGCTTCTACATCCAGCGCAGGTTGGTACCCGGTTCTTACCGGGGCTAATGCTAATGGCAGCAATGCTGCGGGTTTCAACAACTATTCACACAACTTCACTGCCACATTAAAAAAGCTGCCTAATGGCACCCCAACGGCCGGTAAAGTCGATGCTACCGCCTATGTTTTGGTGAAAATACAATGAGAAACTTGTGCCTGTTTTTATTGATATTCAGTATTAATCCCCATGCTATCGCGGGGCTCGTTGCAGCTTCAACCCGCATGATTTACCAGCCTGAGTCGCGCGAACGCACACTGATGCTGGCAAATACCAATGATTACCCGGTCGTGGTACAGACTTGGGTAGATGATGGCGATGTCGACAGCACACCGGACCAAGCCAAGGCTCCTTTTATGGTGTTACCGGCTGTATTTAAAATGCAGCCAGGGGCCGCACAAGCGCTACGCATTATTAATAAAGGTGACAATTTACCTGGTGATCGGGAGTCAGTTTATTGGCTTAATTTGTATGAAATCCCCCCGAAATCACAGCGTAATACAGATGCTTATGCCCAAGTGGCGATGGCAATGAATACACAGATGAAGATTTTCTATCGGCCAGCAGGACTAACCCCCCAGCCGGCACAAGCAATGAAAGAAGTCAGTTTTACCCTAAAAAAACAGAATAAAGAGTTTGTCCTCACGGCGCATAATCCAACGCCATATCACGTTTCTTTCGGCCAGATTCAGCTCAAAAACCGGCAACAAAGCTACACCATCGCGCAGGAGATGAATATGATGATCAGCCCGTTCGCAGAACGGCAATATCAATTTGAGCATTCGCCCACCTCACTTAGCGGCGAACAGACTTTGGACTATGTTTATTTCGATGATGCCGGGAATCAGGTAAAAAACAGTCAGTTAGTTAAAGTGACACCGTAATATTCAGGGCGAGTCTGAATAAAAATCAGATAAAAATTGACAAGTTTGCTGAAAAACAAGCCAATAAGCTCATTCTCTCAGCAAACGCGCATTTTTAGTGTTTTTCTACTTTGACAAATGTCATCGCCCTCGCTATTATTCGCCTCGTTCACACGATTCCTCTGTAGTTCAGTCGGTAGAACGGCGGACTGTTAATCCGTATGTCACTGGTTCGAGTCCAGTCAGAGGAGCCAAATTAGAAAAACCCGCTTAGGAAACTAAGCGGTTTTTTTGCATTTCAGGGCCATAAATATCTTATCTTTCCTTACCGATATCTTTCTGCGGCATGCTGTTGGGCAAAACCCGGTAACATAGCTTGCCGTCCGGCCTGATAAGTTCCCCACTGCTCGATATCATGCAACGGAGGGATAGTCACCAATTCGCGGCGATCAAAGCCAACCAATGCGGCATCCACTAACTCCCCGACCTCCATCACCGCTGAAAGCGTGTTGATATCTGTGCCAGAACGCTGCCAAATTTCAGTCCGTGTTGCTGCGGGTAATACGGCCTGAACATAAACACCTTTAGCTGCCAGCTCAATGCTAAGCCCCTGAGATAGAAACAGCACAAATGCTTTGGTTGCGCCATAAACAGTCAAACCAAACTCAGGTGCTAAGCCGACTACAGAACCAATATTAATAATGGCCCCCTCGCCTTTTGCCGCCAAACGTGGAGCAACAGCACTGGCAAGCCGCACCAGCGCGAGGGTGTTAAGGGCGAGCAGTCGCTCAATATCATCCGTTGTCTGTTCAATAAAACTTCCCCCAATACTCATGCCAGCGTTGTTGACGAGGATCCCGATACGGTTATCATCACGCAACCGCGCCTCTACAATAGCAAGCTCATCAGACTGGGTTAAATCAGCCGGCAAAACATCAACAGTAATGCCATTGTTCTGGCGAAGTTCAGTTGCCAATGCTTCCAATCGCACACTATCACGGGCGACCAATACGAGGTTATGCCCCCGGCGTGCAAAGCGTTCAGCATAAGTGGCGCCAATGCCAGATGAAGCACCTGTAATAAGAACCGCGGGAATAGTGTTCATGAAGTTAGCTCTCTTATTGAAATAATAGATGACGATTATCATCTATTTAGATATTATGATTATCATCATCTAAGTGTCAACAATGATTCGCTTGCCCCAATAGATTATGTATGTCAGATATAATAAATGTTGACCATCATGAATAATCATTGAAATGGAGCATCAATATGAAATACATCACTTCTTCGGCATGGTCTGGGGATAGGGAGAGCATAAGTCAACTTATCTATTGATGAGAGGTAACATCTATTGATGTGCTGGCATAGCATACTTTATGATGCTGCCTGCTCAATAAGGAGAAATGTATGGCCCGAGTATCAAAGCAACAGATGGCGCTCAATCGCGAAGCTATCGTACAAACGTCTTCGCAACTCTTTCGCGCCCGAGGTTTGAATGGTGTCAGTGTTAACGATTTAATGGCTGCGGTCGGGCTGACACACGGCGGATTCTACGGACATTTTACTTCTAAAGATGAACTGGCAGCTATCGCTAGCCGCCAGGCGCTCAATGATTCCAACACGCGCTGGCAGGAAGTCAGCCGTCAGCCTGAGCAATATAATCTGCGCACTTTGGTGGAGCTTTATCTCTCTCCGACTCATCGTGATCATGTAGAAGATGGCTGCGCAATTACTGCATTAGCCAGCGATGTAGCACGTGAGGATAATGAAAAACCAGTATGCGAAGTTTATCTCAGCGGCGTGAAATCTATGTTAGAACGATTAGAATCGGTTTCTGATATAGAAGATCCTGAACAACGCAAGCAACATGTACTGGCACAACTTGCAATGTTATCTGGCGCGTTAACACTGGCACGCGCAACGGCTGGAGATAAATTATCAGATGAATTTCTTGCTGCTGCCAAAAAAAGCTTATTAGGTGAAGAGTAAGTATTATCACTGCCATCGGATTGTTTGTAATACTTATACGGTGGCGGTAGAACAGTGCGATTTAGCGATAACAACTTTATTTATAAAGGTATTTTAGGCTAATAACATTAAATACTATAGATCAGTCAATTATGAAATAAGTTAATTACTTCAGCCAGAGTTAACAAATAATAAAATCACCCATTAAATTTATTTTTTTACATAAATTCATCACCTCATTCTTTCTTGATCTAGCGCAAACAACATTTAAGATAGGAAATATCCTACAAGAATATAGATATACCTCTCATATCCTTTCATTGGCCCATCCGGCACTATAAAAATCACTGATTTTCCTTTTGAAAATAACCAAAACAACAAAACCAACTTATTTTAAATAATTAGTTTCAGTTATTTATAGATTATAAAAATTAAAGATTATCAAATTTGATAGCGCTAAATAAATAATTTCATTGCGCTATAACCCAATAAAACCAGTGAGGATTATTAATATGACGTACCAACCTCCACCTTTAGCTACCTCTAAGAATATCCCCCGGAGAAAGACATTATCTCTGTTAATCTCGGTGGCAGTTTTAGCAAATACAAGCGTTGCCAGTGTTAATGCTGCGACCAATGAATGGCGTGGTACGCTATCTCCTGAATGGAGCAATCAGAATAACTGGAGCCTAAATACATTACCCGACAGCAATACTAATGTTTTTATCGATAATGGTCATGTTTTATTAGATATTACCGCGGCAAGTTGGGGCTTATCTATAGGCAGCTCCGCAGGAAGTAGCGCCTCAGTTACCGTCAATAATGGTAATGAATGGACTCTCGGTCAACCCTTATCCGGCTCCAGCTCTAACGGATTTAAACAATATATTGGTGACCAAGGGGCGGGCACATTGGCGATTGAAAATGGGGCCAAAGTCTTTTATGCCGCTAACTCGCCGACCATCTTAGGAAATCAAGTTGGCTCTGAAGGTGAAGTCATCGTCAGTGGCCAAGGTTCCACTTGGAGCAGTATCTATGCTGATATCTCTCATGCCAGCAATCAAGCCATTGTGCAGATAGGAAATTACGGTTCAGGAAAACTGTCCGTCCTTAACGGTGCCAGTGTCATCACTCCAAGAGGGCTTTCTATTGCCCAGCAAGAAGGTTCCTCCGGTTCGGTCAAAGTCAGTGGCCAAGGTTCAACTGTGCTATTAGGCTCAGGCTCATTAGGTGATACCGGCTGGGCTGGAATATCCATGTTATATGGCGCAGGTGATATCATCGTTGATAACGGCGGTGAGTTAACATTATACGGCGGAATATATTTTGGCCGAGGGAAAAATAATGCATCGCAGACTCTGACTCTCAGTGGACAAGGCTCTACTATTACCAGCTACGGCGATATCAATAATGTCGAAAGTGGTATTCTTCGCGTTCAAGACGGTGCGACATTATATTCATTACGCAGCCCGGGAAATGCCTTTATTGCTCAAGGCCAAGGCGTAATTGGCAGAGGTGGTAGCAGTAATACGGGCGATGCTTATGCCTATATTACGGGCAATGGTTCGTCATGGCATATGGACCAAGATGTGATAATCGGTTATTTGGCAAATGGTCATTTAATTATCTCTGACGGCGCGACAGTTGATAATGAACTCGGCCGCATCGGGCTAAAAGCGGGTTATTCTGGCACTATTAACGTCAGTGATGTCGGTTCTGTCTGGAATAACCGTGGGGATGTCACTCTGGGAAGTGTTGGTGATGGCGTGTTGACTGTCTCTAATGGCGGAGTAGTTAATGTCAGTAATAATCTGGTAATTGCTGAACAAGCAGGTTCGACCGGCACACTTAATTTCGGTTCCGCTGAAAATCAGTCTGCAACTGCGAGTGGCATAATAAATGCCAATCAAATAAATTTTGGTGCGGGTAATGGCCGTGTCGTATTTAATCATACCGATCCTGACTACTATTTTGAGCACCTTCTAAATGGAACGGGCACTGTTATTGTCCATAACGGCATGACTCAATTTAACCATCGACAAACTTATGCTGGCCAAACTGAAGTCCATAATGGCGGATTATTAAAAGCCGGTATTGACCATGCGTTTAGCTCCACTTCAAATTACGACATCCGCCATGGTGGCGTATTGGATTTGGCCGGTTATGACCAAACACTCGCCAGCCTGAGCAATGCCGGTATGGTGAGTTTTAACGGCGTGCCGGGAACTGTACTAAGCGTAATGGGTAATTACATTGGCAATAATGGGGTTTTGAGCTTCAACACTGTACTGAATGACGACACCTCCGCCTCCGATAAACTGGTGGTCAATGGCAATACCTCCGGCACGACCAAAGTGAGTGTCACCAATGTGGGCGGCAGTGGCGCACAAACCTTGAATGGCATTGAATTAGTCCAAGTTAATGGTAGCTCTGACGGTGAGTTTGTGAAGAATGGCCGCATTGTTGCTGGCGCATTTGATTACTCACTGGCTCGCGGTACAGGAACAAATGCCAGTCATTGGTATCTGACCAATCTGCTTTCACCGGTAATATCAGAGCCAGAACCAATGCCGGAGCCAAAATCACCAACCGAACCTAATGACCCGCCAACGATGATTGAGCGCCCTGAAGCGGCTGGCTACAGCGCTAATCTGGCGGCGGCCAACAATATGTTTGTCACCCGACTCCATGATCGTCTCGGGGAAACGCAATACATTGATGCCCTGACTGGCGAGCAGAAAGTCACTAGCTTATGGTTACGCAATGAAGGCGGGAATACCCGTTCACGCGATAACCAAAAACAGTTAGGCACGCAAGCCAACCGCTATGTCTTACAACTCGGCGGTGATATTGCACAGTGGAGTAACAATGAGCTGGATCGTTTCCATCTCGGGGTAATGGCCGGTTACGGCAAGAGTAAGAACAAAACCGAGTCGCGGATTTCCGGTTACAACGCGCGCTCATCCGTTGATGGCTATAGCCTCGGGATGTACAGCACTTGGTTTGCCAATAAAGCGGATAAATCAGGTTGGTATGTGGATAGCTGGGCACAATACAGTTGGTTCAATAATACTGTTGACGGCCAGTATTTAAATACTGAAGAGTACAAATCTAAAGGAGTAACGGCGTCGATCGAGAGCGGATATACCTTTAAAATCGGTGAAAATACTGCCAAAAATGCCACTTACTTTATCCAGCCCAAAGCCCAAATTATCTGGATGGGCGTAAAAGCAGACAATCACCAAGAAGCTAATGGCACCAATGTCTCCGGCGAAGGTGATGGCAATATCCAGACCCGTCTGGGGGCGAAAGCTTTTATGAATGGTTTCCATGAAAGTAATAAAGGTAAAGATCGGGTATTCCAACCGTTTATTGAAGTTAACTGGATCCATAATAGTAAAGACTTTGGTGCCCAGATGGACGGCATGTCAGTAAAACAGGCCGGTGCAGGTAATATCGGCGAACTGAAAACCGGTGTAGAAGGCCAGATAAATAAGCAACTGAATGTTTGGGGCAATGTCAGCCAACAAATTGGCGACAAAGGTTATAGCGATACTGCTGTAATGCTAGGGATTAAATATAACTTCTAGACCACAATATAAAGCCGTGGGCTCCCACTGTTCACTAGCAAACCCGCTCCTGCTGATATTATCTTCAAGAGCGGGTTTATCAATATAATCATGCGGTTATGGATTCAGGGCTTTTTTTGAATCCAATGCACTGTGGATAGCCGCTTCCAATTCGTTAGCTTCGAATTTTGCCACATAGGCATCAGCGCCCACTTTGCGGACATGATCTTCATTCGCACTGCCCGATAATGAAGAATGGATAATGACAGGAATATTCTTCAGGAATTCATCCCGCTTAATATTTAATGTCAGCGTAAAGCCATCCATCTCCGGCATTTCTAAATCGGTTAGCACAAATGAGATTTTATCCGAAATGGGGCAGCCTTCAGCTCTTGCTTCCTCAGCTATCTTCTTGATTTTATTCCATGCTTCCAAGCCGGTGATATGCATGACGGCGGGAATATCCATCATCTTCAATGCTTGTTCCAGCATAGAGCGGGCAACTTTTGAATCTTCTGCCACAATAGCCACTGCACCCGGCTTCAAATCAAATGCCTTGGTCTTCTCGCTATCAATTTGCACATTGCGATTAGCGGGAATAATGTCATATAAAATTTGTTCAACATCTAATACCAGCGCCAGCCTGTTACTGGATTTATCGTTGTCGAGCCGGGCGATACTGGTGATATTGCGGCTTTTTACCCCCGCGTCGGCCGCCAGTACCTGACTCCACTCCAGGCGAACAATATCGTCAACAGATTCCACCGCAAATGCTTGGGTGCTGCGGGCATATTCAGTCACCAGCAGAATATTTAATCCGGTTTTGGGAACACAACCCACGATAGCCGGGAGATCAATCACAGGAATGATTTCACCACGAATATTCGCCATACCCATCATTGGCGAAGCCATACCTGCCGCTTTGGTCAGGGCCGGCATCGGGACTATTTCACGTAATTTAAAGACGTTAATACCATATAACTCAGATTGTTGTTCCTCCTGGGACTCCCCCAAACGGAACAGCAACAGTTCAAATCTGTTGGAGGAGGTGAGATTCGTTCTCTCTTCTATCTCTTTTTGAAAATTATCCATACTTTCCCCGATGCAAATAAGAAGTCCAATACAACACGGCACGCGCTCATCCCACGACTTCCCATTACCTTTCTCGTGTGCACGATAGTGGAACTTATCTCTTTATCGGCAATTGGCGAGAAATGCTTAATAATTCGGCTTAAGAAACAGAGAAAGCTTTTCACTTCGTGCATTGAGCCGCTATTGGCGATTGATGTGTTGCTCCCCTCTGCTTTAGTTAAGGGCGATATTAACAAAAAAATACAGTGTTAATTGGCATAGATAATTTTATCTGAATAGATAGCTTCAATTGCTTGTTTATGAATATTCTTCTTTTTGTCGGTAACAATTATATCGATATCGTTAATATCACTTATTTTCATTAGCCCACTTTGACCAAATTTGCTGGTATCACATAAAATAACTTTCTGCCTGCCCATCGCCAGCATTTTCTTGGCAATACGCCCTTCATCCAGATTTTTCACCATGACACCAAAATCACTGTCTATCCCACCCACTCCCACAAAACTGAAGTCAGTATGAATATCATTCATTTGTTCAATTGTCTGAATACCTAAATTAGCCTTATAGGTATGATTATATTCACCACCCAAGACATGCACAACAGCCATATTATTTTTACTTTTAATTTGATCGGCAATTAATGATGAATTGGTAAAAACAGTGAATTTTACTAACGGCAAGAATGACGCAAAAATAAGGGTAGTTGTACAAGAGTCTATAAACAAAGTGTCATTTTCAGTCACCAGTGATGCTGCATATTGCCCAATTAACATTTTTTCCTGGCGATTTAAATCCATTCTTTGGGCAAAACTGCCCTCTTGTATATTTTGAACCTTTATCGCACCGCCATGGACTTTAGTGACCTCACCACTTTTTTCCAAATAGGAAAGATCTCTACGGATCGTTTCAGACGTTACACCCAATTCCTCGGAAAGACCAATAACAGAAACCTCACCAAGGCTATCCAGCTTTTCTAAAATAAACTGTTTACGTTTGATCTGATTCATAAAAATAGCGGCCCAAAGCTGTACGATACATTTAGAGCCTATTTCATTAGGCTATTTTACTTGCCATTTTGAACTTGGGCAGTCCTCAAAATCCTCACGCACTACTTGCATGCTTTGGTTTTCTGCGCTGTTCATGTTCAAACTATTGGCGACAATTACGCCTATTAGAATAGGCTCTTAGTGTCATTCTACTCAATAATTTTATGAAACAAAAGACGATTCAGTCACAGTGGCCAGAGTTGATTAATGGCAAAAGCAACCCCGTGCTGGTTATTATCTTTACTCACCCTATCCGCACAAGATTTGACAAAATCACTGGCATTACCCATTGCAATACCCACAGCTGAAAACTGGAACATACTGATATCATTCTCCTGATCGCCAATACTGACTACGGATTGAGCACCAAGATTTAGGTATTGAGATAAGTAATGTAATGCTTCTCCCTTACTGATGCCATATTTCATTATTTCATAATAATGCTGACTGGTTTTACTGAGTGAATATTGCCGATGAAATTCCTCATCTATCTTATTGGCAACACCATCAATAAAATCTGTTGAGCCGACAATAGAA comes from Yersinia canariae and encodes:
- a CDS encoding fimbrial biogenesis chaperone, translating into MPLIAHKIIACSLLLLSGVPLWTQASVVMTGTRIIYPEGTREKVLQLSNKDDHPNLVQLWMDDGNNQSSPSKNDVPFALTPQIFRMEAQSGQVVRLSYIEHNLPKDRESVFYLNFLQIPALKKVDSEPENKLVLIVNNRLKVFYRPAALKENVDTLGEKIRVTLASTSGDKIKIHNPTAYYISLRDAKLVSDGKTISFATSEMFAPNSTTDLALPAGVKAKKGELLTLNVVNDYGTNIPCDYHL
- a CDS encoding fimbria/pilus outer membrane usher protein, with protein sequence MRFAPWLSYLLAQGLLVSHFVSAADENKQDEYVFEDALLRGSSLGLGSISRFNKKDSYEAGKYQVDLYMNNKFVDRIELMFITKDDEVVPCLSASQLLQAGVNDNVLKNVDQEDNCLDFKTLLPASDYRFDYAKLRFDLSVPQLFVKNVPRGYVDPRNLTAGEAIGFSNYNLNQYHVGYNKDGIRRNTDSSYLSLNNGINTGMWRFRQQGSLRYDSTRGANWTSNRLYSQRALPAIGSEVTVGETFSSGQFFSSLGFSGVALSTDDRMLPESQRGYAPVVRGIARTNAKVTVYQNNRPIYQSTVSPGAFEFNDLSATNFGGDLTVEIQEADGSLSTFQVPFSSVPESLRPGYSRYSFAAGQVRDLSSHEVFSELTYQRGISNAITANTGMRVASGYQAVMLGGVFTHYIGALGLDATYSHASLPGDADSPDNKQQNGWMARASFSRTFEATNTTLSVAGYRYSTEGYRDLSDVLGIRAASSGKVWSSGTYQQLSRAEISLNQNLNNYGSLYLTASSQNYRNSRKRDTQLQLGYANTLWRNTSFNLAVSQQKTGGGNNETYFVDPGSGMPAANGANLFATNETVVQMSLSFPLGGSPQAPYISAGAVNSRVSGASYQTSLAGVMGDDQSASYSMDFARNEQNKENTFSGSLQKRLPTTSLSGSASRSPGYWQGSASARGAVAFHSGGVTLGPYLSDTFALIEAKGASGAKVMYGQGARIDRFGYALVPTLTPYRYNTITLDPDGMDFNTELQDGERQIAPYAGSAVKVKFRTLSGYPLLITVRLADGSQIPMGAVVYIPAGTTGDKSDDAPQNLEVGMVGQASQAYLRAENPRGTLMLVWGDAANERCQLDYDLGTPKNDKQLYKLDALCVVTQH
- a CDS encoding fimbrial protein, with the translated sequence MLPGYAQCVWKGANIGGDNYGASLQLGSINITSNYIQPVDSILASSIISLVPARFWSDPEAVIYECDIADKDSLFEVFATNGDSNVGGYTNMGDNYFQTFFPYTALKLIHVDSGIEFTRIWQQVPLKKYDVVGNKIQIKGKHFTQIRAELKKVGAVDRTPGPSSWGCSGPAADNYSGSYTCNQPNGYVVFKGPGMPVPETGYDSATNYQTWGTGRYMAFGMNTSPVSILTRKNTCVVRNVTPYVIFPIITVSELNDNQTRSADITVDIECQAGTESGINSGQTALGIQTSLPGYLIAQGLGLVNSAGGVSYLLSDHYGTDSRIATGVGISLSDSSGRPMNFVGWGGCVNNCASTSSAGWYPVLTGANANGSNAAGFNNYSHNFTATLKKLPNGTPTAGKVDATAYVLVKIQ
- a CDS encoding fimbrial biogenesis chaperone, which codes for MRNLCLFLLIFSINPHAIAGLVAASTRMIYQPESRERTLMLANTNDYPVVVQTWVDDGDVDSTPDQAKAPFMVLPAVFKMQPGAAQALRIINKGDNLPGDRESVYWLNLYEIPPKSQRNTDAYAQVAMAMNTQMKIFYRPAGLTPQPAQAMKEVSFTLKKQNKEFVLTAHNPTPYHVSFGQIQLKNRQQSYTIAQEMNMMISPFAERQYQFEHSPTSLSGEQTLDYVYFDDAGNQVKNSQLVKVTP
- a CDS encoding SDR family NAD(P)-dependent oxidoreductase, which translates into the protein MNTIPAVLITGASSGIGATYAERFARRGHNLVLVARDSVRLEALATELRQNNGITVDVLPADLTQSDELAIVEARLRDDNRIGILVNNAGMSIGGSFIEQTTDDIERLLALNTLALVRLASAVAPRLAAKGEGAIINIGSVVGLAPEFGLTVYGATKAFVLFLSQGLSIELAAKGVYVQAVLPAATRTEIWQRSGTDINTLSAVMEVGELVDAALVGFDRRELVTIPPLHDIEQWGTYQAGRQAMLPGFAQQHAAERYR